CGGCCTGTTCATCCATGGCATGGCCGCGCACCGCGCCGTCCATGCGCAGGTTCTCGATGGCGTTGAGGTCGCCCTTGAGCGCGTTGAGATGGCCGAGATAGAGCAGCTCGTCGTGGAAGGCGTCGCGCTGGCGCTGGATCGGCTCGCCATTCCACAACACCTCGCCCGATTCCGGCTGCAGCAGCCCCGCCAGGGTGCGCAGCAGGGTGGTCTTGCCACTGCCGTTGGGACCACGCAGGTACATCAGCTGGCCGCTCTCGAGCGAGAAGTCGAGGCAGCGGAACAGCTGCCGGTCTCCCCGGCTGCAGCAGAGCTTGCTGGTCTCCAGGCGGTGGGTTGGGTTCACGTCTCGGCTTCTGGTCGAGGGCTGCTGAGGACCGGCAGTCTACACCATCGGGCCGGGATGCGGGTTTACCCCTCATGCAATTTGGGAAGACTCGTGCAAAGATTGGCGAACGACCCGCTTTCGCGGGGACGAGAATACCGGCGTCGGAGCGGCGCCGCCGAGTCCTTGGAAAAGAGGGATTGCATGTC
The sequence above is a segment of the endosymbiont of unidentified scaly snail isolate Monju genome. Coding sequences within it:
- the ccmA gene encoding cytochrome c biogenesis heme-transporting ATPase CcmA, whose amino-acid sequence is MNPTHRLETSKLCCSRGDRQLFRCLDFSLESGQLMYLRGPNGSGKTTLLRTLAGLLQPESGEVLWNGEPIQRQRDAFHDELLYLGHLNALKGDLNAIENLRMDGAVRGHAMDEQAAWRLLEDIGLSGHEDLPIKHLSQGQKRRVALARLWCSRAALWILDEPFSALDVAAVNTLQAVIRDHLARGGMVILTTHQEVDLTSGTVCCVTLGAETPEVSHA